The following proteins come from a genomic window of Streptomyces sp. NBC_01716:
- a CDS encoding Bax inhibitor-1/YccA family protein, producing MRSSNPVFSRRGFSRDNGQAGFNAAPQAGGPVVGTQNPYATNPYAANPYAPQTDGQYGGPQAPARAGVMTIDDVVTRTASTLGTVVLTAVLAWVLLPVDESNLGKSYGIAIGAALVALVLALVQSFKRTPVPALILGYAAFEGVFLGVISSTVSTYLSPGVVVQAVMGTMAVFAGVLFAYKMRWIRVTRRFYGFVMAAAMGFVLLMVANLLFSVFGGGDGLGFRSGGLGILFGVIGIILGACFLALDFKQVEDGVTYGAPREESWMAAFGLTMTLVWIYLEMLRLFSILSGND from the coding sequence ATGAGGAGCAGCAACCCGGTCTTCTCGCGACGGGGCTTCAGTCGCGACAACGGCCAAGCGGGCTTCAACGCGGCGCCGCAGGCCGGGGGCCCCGTCGTAGGCACGCAGAACCCGTACGCGACCAACCCGTACGCCGCCAACCCCTACGCCCCGCAGACGGACGGTCAGTACGGCGGCCCCCAGGCCCCCGCCCGCGCCGGGGTCATGACGATCGACGACGTGGTGACGCGCACCGCGTCCACGCTCGGCACGGTCGTCCTCACGGCCGTCCTGGCCTGGGTCCTGCTCCCGGTCGACGAGAGCAACCTCGGCAAGTCGTACGGCATCGCCATCGGCGCGGCCCTCGTGGCCCTGGTGCTCGCGCTGGTCCAGTCGTTCAAGCGCACGCCGGTTCCCGCGCTGATCCTGGGTTACGCCGCGTTCGAGGGCGTCTTCCTCGGCGTGATCAGCAGCACGGTGAGCACGTACCTCTCGCCGGGCGTCGTCGTCCAGGCCGTGATGGGCACGATGGCGGTCTTCGCCGGTGTGCTGTTCGCGTACAAGATGCGCTGGATCCGCGTCACGCGCCGCTTCTACGGCTTCGTGATGGCCGCCGCGATGGGCTTCGTGCTCCTCATGGTCGCCAACCTGCTGTTCAGTGTCTTCGGCGGCGGTGACGGCCTCGGCTTCCGCAGCGGCGGCCTCGGCATCCTCTTCGGTGTCATCGGCATCATCCTCGGCGCGTGCTTCCTGGCGCTCGACTTCAAGCAGGTCGAGGACGGCGTCACGTACGGCGCGCCGCGCGAGGAGTCCTGGATGGCGGCCTTCGGCCTCACCATGACGCTGGTCTGGATCTAC
- a CDS encoding ABC transporter ATP-binding protein, protein MPLLHRASAVAAHASDLSKVYGHGETQVVALDQVTVDFRKGEFTAIMGPSGSGKSTLMHCVAGLDSFTSGSVRIGDTELGSLKDKQLTQLRRDKIGFIFQAFNLLPTLTALENITLPMDIAGRKPDKQWLDNVISMIGLKDRLHHRPTALSGGQQQRVAVARALASRPEIIFGDEPTGNLDSRAGAEVLGFMRNSVRELGQTVVMVTHDPVAASYSDRVIFLADGRIVDEMPHPSADGVLDRMKAFDAKGRRS, encoded by the coding sequence ATGCCTCTCCTCCACCGCGCCAGCGCCGTGGCCGCTCACGCCTCCGACTTGTCCAAGGTCTACGGGCATGGCGAGACACAGGTGGTCGCCCTCGACCAGGTGACCGTCGACTTCCGGAAGGGCGAGTTCACCGCGATCATGGGCCCGTCCGGGTCCGGCAAGTCGACCCTGATGCACTGCGTGGCCGGGCTGGACAGCTTCACCAGCGGCTCGGTGCGCATCGGCGACACCGAGCTGGGCAGCCTCAAGGACAAGCAGCTCACCCAGCTCCGCCGCGACAAGATCGGCTTCATCTTCCAGGCGTTCAACCTGCTGCCGACACTGACGGCCCTGGAGAACATCACGCTTCCCATGGACATCGCGGGCCGTAAGCCCGACAAGCAGTGGCTCGACAACGTGATCTCGATGATCGGTCTCAAGGACCGGCTCCACCACCGTCCCACCGCGCTCTCCGGCGGCCAGCAGCAGCGGGTGGCCGTGGCACGTGCCCTGGCCTCCCGCCCCGAGATCATCTTCGGTGACGAGCCGACCGGAAACCTCGACTCCCGGGCCGGCGCCGAGGTGCTGGGCTTCATGCGCAACTCCGTACGGGAGCTGGGCCAGACGGTCGTCATGGTCACGCACGACCCGGTGGCCGCCTCCTACTCCGACCGGGTGATCTTCCTCGCGGACGGCCGGATCGTCGACGAGATGCCGCACCCCTCCGCCGACGGTGTGCTCGACCGGATGAAGGCCTTCGACGCCAAGGGCCGCCGGAGCTGA
- a CDS encoding cyclopropane-fatty-acyl-phospholipid synthase family protein, producing MADAALRLTTLAEELLGAPLPVRIRAWDGSESGPPGAPTLVVRHRRALRRLLWKPGELGLARAWVAGEIDVDGDLYAVLDRIAGLLWERGAEAKDAVHPLRDPRMRAAGKRLLEIAGPWPPPPPPLEEVRRRSGALHTKRRDRAAISHHYDVGNDFYELVLGPSMVYSCAYFAQPDSPLEDAQRDKVDLVCRKLGLKKGERLLDVGCGWGSMAIHAAREYGAQVTGVTLSREQAAFARKRIAGEGLTDRIEIRVQDYRDVRDGPYDAISSIGMAEHVGSVRFREYADDLYALLKPGGRLLNHQIGRRPEKDESTYRIDDFIDAYVFPDGELAPLSRTVGTLEEAGFEARDVESLREHYALTLRQWVRNLERHWPEAVRATSPGRARVWRLYMAASALSFEHNRIGVNQILAVKPAGSGASGLALRTRDWR from the coding sequence ATGGCAGACGCCGCACTGCGGCTGACCACTCTTGCCGAGGAACTTCTGGGAGCCCCGCTCCCCGTACGTATCCGCGCCTGGGACGGCAGCGAGTCGGGTCCGCCCGGCGCGCCGACCCTCGTCGTCCGGCACCGCCGGGCCCTGCGCCGACTGCTCTGGAAGCCGGGCGAGCTGGGCCTCGCCCGCGCCTGGGTGGCCGGTGAGATCGACGTCGACGGCGATCTGTACGCCGTCCTCGACCGGATCGCCGGGCTCCTCTGGGAGCGCGGCGCCGAGGCCAAGGACGCGGTGCACCCGCTGCGCGACCCGCGGATGCGCGCAGCGGGCAAGCGCCTGCTGGAGATCGCCGGCCCCTGGCCGCCGCCCCCGCCGCCGCTCGAGGAGGTACGGCGCAGAAGCGGCGCGCTGCACACCAAGCGCCGGGACAGGGCCGCGATCAGCCACCACTACGACGTGGGCAACGACTTCTACGAGCTGGTCCTCGGACCGTCCATGGTCTACTCCTGCGCGTACTTCGCGCAGCCGGACTCCCCGCTGGAGGACGCGCAGCGCGACAAGGTCGACCTCGTCTGCCGCAAGCTCGGGCTCAAGAAGGGCGAGCGGCTGCTCGACGTCGGCTGCGGCTGGGGATCGATGGCCATCCACGCGGCGCGCGAGTACGGCGCCCAGGTCACCGGCGTCACGCTCTCCCGCGAGCAGGCCGCGTTCGCGCGCAAGCGCATCGCGGGCGAAGGCCTCACCGACCGGATCGAGATCCGGGTCCAGGACTACCGGGACGTCAGGGACGGCCCGTACGACGCCATCTCGTCGATCGGCATGGCCGAGCACGTCGGGTCGGTGCGTTTCCGTGAGTACGCCGACGACCTCTACGCCCTCCTCAAGCCGGGCGGGCGGCTGCTCAACCACCAGATCGGACGCCGTCCCGAGAAGGACGAATCCACGTACCGGATCGACGACTTCATCGACGCGTACGTCTTCCCCGACGGTGAACTGGCCCCGCTCTCCCGCACCGTGGGCACGCTGGAGGAGGCGGGCTTCGAGGCCAGGGACGTCGAATCCCTGCGCGAGCACTACGCGCTGACGCTCCGTCAGTGGGTGCGGAACCTGGAGCGGCACTGGCCCGAGGCGGTACGGGCCACCTCACCCGGCCGTGCCCGCGTCTGGCGCCTCTACATGGCCGCGTCGGCGCTGTCGTTCGAGCACAACAGGATCGGCGTCAACCAGATCCTGGCGGTGAAGCCCGCCGGGTCGGGCGCATCGGGTCTCGCGCTGCGTACCCGCGACTGGCGCTGA
- a CDS encoding ABC transporter permease, whose translation MFRTALRTVLAHKARLLMTVLAVMLGVAFVSGTLVFTDTLGNAFNKQSAKSYKDVAVAVSTYESGESGPDGKKPEPGLSPKTLDRIAAIDGVETVTGRVDGFAGVADPDGKLIGNGWSNTGTNFSPAGNGKDAAYDFTDGAGPTEAAQIALDKSTASRGEYKVGDRVRVATSGPVKEYTLSGVFTTEDGAVNAGGSLVLFETAVAQKLYLEPGFFRDATVTASPGASEKEILGKVEPMLPEDADAQTGAQLADEQAEQIESQLSGINQMLLAFAAIALFVGIFLISNTFTMLVAQRTKELALLRAVGASRRQVKRSVMAEALVVGVVASAIGFVLGIGLAVGLRSAMGSFGAKVPAGPLVISPVAVAAAFGVGVVITLIAAWLPSRRAAKIPPVAAMSSVHAVATMKSLVLRNSIGAVLTLIGAAGIIAGAGVGKDGKLLIGAGAFFALVGIIVLIPLLSRPVIALVQPLLKGLFGVAGKLAGLNSVRNPRRTGATASALAIGLTLVTGLTTVGVTLGQAIDKMTTDNIKADYMVTMASGRGLDESAVTALEKAPGVSAVSPQRASYLLIDDKDTSASGVTPGDITKVLALKTETGSLDTLSGDAIAVDSKTAKSRGWKTGDTVTVEYQDDKKARLKIGATYEQNEFTSPVLISTDLLGPHEVRPHTPEVYVTMDGGMSEANEQALVDALGDNPAISVNDRQDIRNMFGGMINTALNIMYGLLAMALIIAVLGVVNTLAMSVFERQQEIGMLRAIGLDRRRVKRMIRLEAVVISVFGAVIGVGLGTFLAWAIGETIRSSIPGYALVLPWERIGIFLVLAGLVGVLAALWPARSAAKLNMLTAIKTE comes from the coding sequence ATGTTCCGTACCGCCCTGCGCACCGTGCTCGCGCACAAGGCCCGGCTGCTGATGACCGTGCTCGCCGTGATGCTCGGCGTGGCCTTCGTCTCCGGCACCCTGGTCTTCACCGACACCCTCGGCAACGCCTTCAACAAACAGTCGGCCAAGAGCTACAAGGACGTGGCCGTCGCCGTCTCCACCTACGAGTCCGGCGAGTCCGGACCCGACGGGAAGAAGCCGGAGCCCGGACTCAGCCCGAAGACCCTCGACCGGATCGCCGCCATCGACGGCGTGGAGACCGTCACCGGCCGGGTCGACGGCTTCGCCGGCGTGGCCGACCCGGACGGCAAGCTCATCGGCAACGGCTGGTCCAACACCGGCACCAACTTCTCCCCCGCCGGGAACGGCAAGGACGCCGCGTACGACTTCACCGACGGCGCGGGCCCCACCGAGGCCGCCCAGATCGCGCTCGACAAGTCCACCGCGTCCAGGGGTGAGTACAAGGTCGGCGACCGCGTACGGGTCGCCACCAGCGGGCCGGTGAAGGAGTACACCCTCTCCGGTGTCTTCACCACCGAGGACGGCGCCGTCAACGCGGGCGGCAGCCTGGTGCTGTTCGAGACCGCCGTCGCGCAGAAGCTGTACCTGGAGCCGGGCTTCTTCCGGGACGCGACCGTCACCGCATCGCCCGGCGCCTCCGAGAAGGAGATCCTCGGCAAGGTCGAGCCGATGCTGCCCGAGGACGCCGACGCCCAGACCGGCGCGCAACTCGCCGACGAGCAGGCGGAGCAGATCGAGAGCCAGCTCAGCGGCATCAACCAGATGCTGCTCGCGTTCGCGGCCATCGCGCTCTTCGTCGGGATCTTCCTGATCTCCAACACCTTCACCATGCTGGTCGCCCAGCGCACCAAGGAGCTGGCGCTGCTGCGCGCCGTCGGTGCCTCGCGCCGCCAGGTCAAGCGCTCGGTGATGGCCGAGGCGCTGGTCGTGGGCGTCGTCGCCTCCGCGATCGGCTTCGTCCTGGGTATCGGTCTCGCCGTCGGACTGCGTTCCGCCATGGGCTCGTTCGGCGCGAAGGTGCCCGCGGGACCGCTGGTGATCAGCCCGGTCGCCGTCGCCGCGGCCTTCGGTGTCGGCGTGGTGATCACCCTGATCGCCGCCTGGCTGCCGTCCCGCCGCGCCGCGAAGATCCCGCCGGTCGCCGCCATGAGCAGCGTGCACGCCGTGGCCACCATGAAGTCGCTGGTCCTGCGCAACTCCATCGGCGCCGTGCTCACCCTCATCGGCGCGGCGGGCATCATCGCCGGCGCAGGGGTCGGGAAGGACGGCAAGCTGCTCATCGGCGCCGGTGCCTTCTTCGCGCTCGTCGGGATCATCGTGCTGATCCCGCTGCTGTCGCGCCCGGTCATCGCGCTCGTACAGCCGCTGCTGAAGGGGCTGTTCGGCGTCGCGGGCAAGCTGGCCGGGCTGAACTCGGTGCGCAACCCGCGCCGTACGGGCGCCACCGCGTCCGCGCTCGCCATCGGCCTCACCCTGGTCACCGGCCTCACCACCGTCGGCGTCACGCTCGGCCAGGCCATCGACAAGATGACCACGGACAACATCAAGGCCGACTACATGGTCACGATGGCCAGCGGCCGCGGTCTCGACGAGTCGGCGGTCACGGCGCTGGAGAAGGCGCCGGGCGTCAGCGCGGTCTCCCCGCAGCGTGCCTCCTACCTGTTGATCGACGACAAGGACACCTCGGCATCGGGTGTCACGCCCGGCGACATCACGAAGGTCCTCGCCCTGAAGACGGAGACGGGTTCGCTGGACACGCTGAGCGGTGACGCGATCGCGGTGGACTCGAAGACCGCGAAGTCGCGCGGCTGGAAGACCGGCGACACCGTCACGGTGGAGTACCAGGACGACAAGAAGGCGCGGCTGAAGATCGGCGCGACCTACGAGCAGAACGAGTTCACCTCCCCGGTCCTGATCTCCACGGATCTGCTCGGGCCGCACGAGGTGAGGCCGCACACGCCCGAGGTGTACGTGACGATGGACGGCGGCATGTCCGAGGCCAACGAACAGGCCCTGGTGGACGCGCTGGGCGACAACCCGGCGATCAGCGTCAACGACCGTCAGGACATCAGGAACATGTTCGGCGGCATGATCAACACCGCGCTGAACATCATGTACGGGCTGCTGGCCATGGCCCTGATCATCGCGGTGCTCGGTGTCGTCAACACCCTCGCGATGTCCGTCTTCGAGCGTCAGCAGGAGATCGGCATGCTGCGGGCGATCGGCCTGGACCGCCGCAGGGTCAAGCGCATGATCCGGCTGGAGGCCGTGGTGATCTCGGTCTTCGGCGCGGTGATCGGTGTCGGGCTCGGTACGTTCCTGGCCTGGGCGATCGGCGAGACGATCCGCTCGTCGATCCCGGGTTACGCGCTGGTCCTGCCGTGGGAGCGGATCGGGATCTTCCTGGTGCTCGCGGGCCTGGTGGGTGTGCTGGCGGCGCTCTGGCCGGCGCGCAGCGCGGCGAAGCTCAACATGCTGACGGCGATCAAGACGGAGTGA
- a CDS encoding NAD(P)/FAD-dependent oxidoreductase, with product MSTTERPRILVVGGGYVGLYAARRILKKMRYGEATVTVVDPRSYMTYQPFLPEAAAGNISPRHVVVPLRRVLPKAEVLTGRVTTIDQDRKVATVSPLVGEAYELPFDYLIVALGAVSRTFPIPGLAEQGIGMKGIEEAIGLRNHVLEQLDKADSTTDEEVRRKALTFVFVGGGFAGAETVGEVEDLARDAAKYYTSVKREDMRFLLVDVADKILPEVGPKLGKWGKEHLESRGVEIYLKTGMDSCVDGHVVLGNGLEVDSNTIVWTAGVKPNPALARYGLPLGPRGHVDTDAKLQVRGTNHIWAAGDNAQVPDLAARRAGVENAWCPPNAQHALRQSKVLGDNVISGLRGFPQKEYSHANKGAVAGLGMHKGVAMVVIGKMKIKFRGRLAWYMHRGYHGMAMPTWNRKIRVFADWTLSAFLKREVVSLGAMETPREEFYEAAKPAPTRQAVAPKPESGPERAPGSTPEPGATKAKAGTSAKAS from the coding sequence ATGAGCACCACGGAGCGTCCCAGGATCCTTGTTGTAGGCGGAGGGTACGTAGGCCTGTACGCGGCTCGTCGCATTCTGAAGAAGATGCGCTACGGGGAGGCGACGGTCACGGTTGTCGACCCCCGCTCGTACATGACGTACCAGCCCTTCCTCCCCGAAGCCGCCGCCGGAAACATCTCGCCCCGGCACGTCGTCGTACCGCTGCGCCGCGTGCTGCCCAAGGCCGAGGTGCTCACCGGCCGGGTCACCACCATTGACCAGGACCGCAAGGTCGCCACCGTCTCGCCGCTCGTCGGTGAGGCCTACGAGCTTCCCTTCGACTATCTGATCGTCGCGCTCGGCGCCGTCTCCCGTACCTTCCCGATCCCCGGCCTCGCCGAGCAGGGCATCGGTATGAAGGGCATCGAGGAGGCGATCGGTCTCCGTAACCACGTGCTCGAACAGCTCGACAAGGCCGACTCCACGACCGACGAGGAAGTCCGCCGCAAGGCGCTGACCTTCGTCTTCGTCGGCGGTGGCTTCGCCGGCGCCGAGACCGTCGGTGAGGTCGAGGACCTGGCGCGCGACGCCGCGAAGTACTACACGAGCGTCAAGCGCGAGGACATGCGCTTCCTGCTGGTCGACGTCGCCGACAAGATCCTTCCCGAGGTCGGCCCGAAGCTGGGCAAGTGGGGCAAGGAGCACCTGGAGAGCCGGGGCGTCGAGATCTACCTCAAGACCGGTATGGACTCCTGCGTCGACGGCCACGTCGTGCTCGGCAACGGCCTTGAGGTCGACTCCAACACCATCGTGTGGACCGCCGGCGTCAAGCCCAACCCGGCGCTCGCCCGCTACGGTCTGCCGCTCGGCCCGCGCGGTCATGTCGACACCGACGCCAAGCTCCAGGTGCGGGGCACCAACCACATCTGGGCCGCCGGCGACAACGCCCAGGTCCCGGACCTGGCCGCCCGCCGGGCCGGTGTCGAGAACGCCTGGTGCCCGCCCAACGCCCAGCACGCGCTGCGTCAGTCGAAGGTCCTCGGCGACAACGTGATCTCCGGCCTGCGGGGCTTCCCGCAGAAGGAGTACAGCCACGCCAACAAGGGCGCGGTCGCCGGTCTCGGCATGCACAAGGGCGTCGCGATGGTCGTCATCGGCAAGATGAAGATCAAGTTCCGTGGCCGGCTGGCCTGGTACATGCACCGTGGTTACCACGGCATGGCGATGCCGACCTGGAACCGTAAGATCCGCGTCTTCGCCGACTGGACGCTCTCGGCGTTCCTCAAGCGCGAGGTGGTCTCCCTCGGTGCGATGGAGACGCCGCGCGAGGAGTTCTACGAGGCGGCCAAGCCCGCCCCGACGCGTCAGGCCGTCGCCCCGAAGCCGGAGTCCGGCCCGGAGCGTGCGCCGGGCTCGACCCCGGAGCCGGGGGCCACGAAGGCCAAGGCCGGCACCAGCGCCAAGGCCTCCTGA